A window of the Candidatus Atribacteria bacterium ADurb.Bin276 genome harbors these coding sequences:
- the cobB_2 gene encoding NAD-dependent protein deacetylase has translation MSLHNEIQKKAAEHLWLNRPWVILTGAGISTESGIPDFRSPQTGLWNQYDPMEILSTEVLFNQPELFYKIGFPVLMQFKQARPNLAHGILAGWESRGIVKGVITQNIDSLHIEAGSKRVLEIHGHLRTAHCMKCLRTISIEKLESFVRDVQIPPRCRCGGILRPDVVLFGDMLPSSFEQATKLVQKFPLLVIGSSLQVSPANLIPSLAEKLMIINLEETPFDKKAAFVLNGKASTMLHFLDEEIKKLEEKA, from the coding sequence ATGAGTCTACATAATGAGATACAAAAAAAAGCAGCTGAACATTTATGGCTTAATCGACCTTGGGTTATTCTTACCGGTGCAGGCATTTCAACTGAAAGTGGAATCCCTGATTTTCGTAGTCCTCAAACCGGATTATGGAATCAATATGATCCGATGGAAATCCTTTCTACCGAGGTTCTTTTCAACCAACCTGAATTATTTTATAAAATTGGGTTTCCGGTTCTTATGCAATTTAAACAAGCCCGTCCAAATCTTGCCCATGGTATTTTAGCTGGTTGGGAAAGCCGAGGTATAGTGAAAGGTGTTATAACCCAAAATATTGATAGCCTCCATATCGAGGCTGGTTCAAAAAGGGTGTTGGAAATCCACGGTCACTTACGAACGGCTCATTGCATGAAATGCCTGAGAACAATTTCTATCGAGAAGCTTGAATCCTTTGTAAGAGATGTACAAATTCCTCCTCGTTGTCGGTGCGGTGGTATTTTACGACCAGATGTAGTTTTATTTGGTGATATGCTTCCATCCAGTTTTGAGCAAGCAACAAAATTAGTTCAGAAATTTCCTTTGTTAGTGATAGGTTCCAGCCTCCAAGTGTCGCCAGCGAACTTGATTCCTTCTTTGGCAGAAAAACTAATGATTATTAATTTAGAAGAAACTCCATTCGATAAAAAAGCAGCTTTTGTGCTCAATGGGAAAGCAAGTACCATGCTGCATTTTCTTGACGAAGAAATAAAAAAATTAGAAGAAAAGGCTTAG
- a CDS encoding Ferredoxin-2, translating into MSKVALIGCPNYELNQVKTALMRGFSYFGGVKNIFQNKKRILLKPNLLTGEKIEKAVTTHPSLLQGITEILLENDFFCGYGDSPGFGSLETVAKKAGIYTPLKNLKIEVVDFVGKKEVSYAKALQNRQFTIAKGLFNYDALLSLPKWKTHGLTRITGAVKNQYGCIPGLLKGEFHFKLPDVIHFSRMLVDLNLLLKPDFYVMDAIIAMEGNGPRNGRPLSMGLLAFSRDPIALDATLSRLIRLDPRKVITCLEGEKGGLGYWQDNAIELVGDDFSHFYKADFDVQREPMVSYKKEGFLRSFRNLLLSKPIIDYSKCKACGICIDICPAQPKALLWKEKQHIPQHNYKYCIRCYCCQELCPHNAIQIKASSVGKILRR; encoded by the coding sequence ATGAGTAAGGTAGCTCTTATTGGTTGTCCGAATTATGAATTAAACCAAGTAAAAACAGCTCTTATGAGAGGTTTTTCTTATTTTGGTGGAGTTAAAAATATCTTTCAAAATAAAAAACGAATACTCTTGAAGCCAAATTTGCTAACTGGTGAAAAAATTGAAAAGGCTGTCACTACTCATCCTTCACTATTGCAGGGAATTACAGAGATTCTCCTTGAAAATGACTTTTTTTGTGGATATGGCGATTCGCCTGGATTTGGTTCTCTGGAAACTGTTGCAAAAAAAGCCGGAATTTATACTCCATTAAAAAATCTCAAAATTGAAGTGGTAGATTTTGTTGGAAAGAAGGAAGTAAGCTATGCAAAAGCATTACAAAATCGGCAATTTACTATTGCCAAAGGTTTGTTCAATTACGATGCCCTTTTAAGTCTTCCTAAGTGGAAAACCCATGGCTTAACCAGGATTACCGGCGCAGTGAAAAATCAATATGGATGTATTCCTGGTCTGCTTAAAGGTGAATTTCATTTTAAACTTCCTGATGTGATTCATTTTTCTCGAATGTTAGTCGATTTAAACCTTCTTCTCAAGCCTGATTTTTATGTGATGGACGCTATCATTGCTATGGAAGGGAATGGGCCGCGAAATGGTCGGCCTCTATCAATGGGATTATTGGCTTTTTCCCGGGATCCAATTGCTCTCGATGCCACTTTAAGTCGTCTGATTAGATTAGATCCACGAAAAGTCATCACTTGTCTTGAAGGAGAGAAAGGAGGGTTGGGATACTGGCAGGACAATGCTATTGAATTAGTCGGAGATGATTTTTCTCATTTTTATAAGGCGGATTTTGATGTTCAAAGAGAACCGATGGTTTCTTATAAAAAAGAAGGTTTTTTAAGGTCTTTTCGGAATCTACTTTTATCAAAACCAATTATCGATTATTCAAAATGTAAAGCTTGTGGGATTTGTATCGATATCTGTCCGGCTCAACCCAAAGCTTTACTTTGGAAAGAAAAACAACATATTCCTCAACATAACTATAAGTATTGCATCCGTTGCTATTGTTGCCAGGAATTGTGTCCACATAACGCTATTCAAATTAAAGCATCTTCAGTTGGAAAAATATTGAGAAGATGA